A region from the Macrobrachium nipponense isolate FS-2020 chromosome 47, ASM1510439v2, whole genome shotgun sequence genome encodes:
- the LOC135204489 gene encoding uncharacterized protein LOC135204489 codes for MMLERFGIMAERTGTNLPEGAASPEEIYKDGFMEGQRLTLNRIEACIPQDQIAFYKTRKTPMGWMNAPSITYIIFRELQITVPCIVNPYAGQTHPVAVANEMEPFTQAIPCTSGLQYQPSSSSSDLSSPGPSAIATTTPPGVVERLSDTVRRKILATPPEFFQESPWKAYFKFPQLSTKEKQKAPTIPKAANSEDYIRYLEIKERKKRLSEEKKEQRKMEREAKMLGKKRGSKGKGKGKGKSTAKKPRLDEEDNSESDFSGL; via the exons ATGATGCTAGAAAG GTTTGGTATCATGGCAGAACGTACAGGGACAAACTTGCCTGAAGGAGCTGCATCTCCCGAGGAAATTTACAAGGACGGTTTTATGGAGGGACAAAGATTAACCCTAAACCGTATAGAGGCTTGTATCCCACAGGACCAAATTGCCTTTTACAAAACTAGGAAGACTCCTATGGGTTGGATGAATGCCCCAAGCATAACTTATATAATTTTTAGGGAACTTCAGATCACTGTGCCATGTATCGTGAATCCATATGCTGGACAAACCCATCCTGTGGCAGTTGCCAATGAGATGGAGCCTTTCACACAAGCAATTCCCTGTACAAGTGGGCTTCAGTACCaacctagtagtagtagtagtgaccTCTCTTCACCTGGCCCATCTGCGATTGCTACTACAACACCTCCAGGAGTTGTTGAACGATTGTCAGACACAGTACGGAGAAAAATTTTAGCTACTCCACCGGAATTTTTCCAGGAATCTCCGTGGAAGGCATACTTTAAGTTTCCACAACTTAGCACCAAAGAAAAGCAAAAAGCTCCAACAATACCAAAGGCAGCCAATAGTGAAGACTACATCAGATACTTAGagattaaagaaaggaaaaaaaggcttTCCGAAGAGAAAAAGGAGCAGCGTAAGATGGAAAGGGAGGCAAAAATGCTGGGGAAAAAAAGAGGaagcaaaggaaaaggaaagggtaAAGGCAAGAGCACTGCCAAAAAACCAAGGCTAGATGAAGAGGATAATAGTGAGAGTGATTTCAGTGGTTTGTAG